The sequence CTCGATGTAGTAGCCGAAGACCTTGTTGTAGCCCACCTTCAGACTTTTGATGCCGGTCTTGTCCCGCTCGCTGGCCTCGATGGCCGCCACCATGGACTTGCCGTTGGTCATCACGTCCCGCAGGTAGTCCACGTCCTGATCGTACCCCGCCTTGATGAAGCCGCCCTCCCGGACGGAGAAGGGAGGCTCCTCCACCAGGGCCCGGCCGATGAGCTCTCTGAGGTCGGCCAGGTCGTCGATGGCCTGGCGCAGCCCGCACAGCAGGGAGGACTGGAAGGGCGCGAGCAGCTCCCGCAGCCGGGGCAGGCGGCCCAGGCCGCCCGCCAGAGCCACCAGGTCCCGGGCGCCGGCGGTGCCGTACACCACCCGGGAGATGAGCCGCTCCAGGTCGGTGACCTCCCGCAGGCAGGCGGCGATCTCGTCCCGGGCGATGGCGCTCCCGGTCAGGTCGGCCACCGCCTCCAGGCGCTTGTTGATCGGTACCGGGGACAGGAGGGGCCGCTCCATCCAGGAGCGGATCAGCCGCCCGCCCATGGCGGTCTTGGTCTTATCCAGCACCCACAGCAGCGAGCCCTTCTTCTCCTTGGCGCGCATGGTCTCGGTGAGCTCCAGGTTGCGCCGGGCGGTCAGGTCCAGCTCCATGTACTGGCCGGAGGTGTAATACTGAAAGGCGGTCAGGTGGCTCAGGTCGGTCTTTTGGGTGGTGTAGAGGTAGTCCAGCAGGGCTCCGGCCGCCCGGACGGCGGCCTCTCCCTGCTCCGGCAGGCCCTCCAGCCCGGTCCGGAACTGCTTCCGGCACAGCGCCCAGGCGGCGGAGCGCTCGAAGCGGTCCTCCGCCCCCGGCTCGCACCGGCAGTCCAGCCGGTCCCGCAGGAAGGCCCGCAGCTCCGGGTCCTCCGCCGCGGCGGGGGAGAGGACGGCCTCTCTGGGGGCGTAGCGGCCCAGCTCGTTCCACAGGTGCTCCATGGCGTCTTTGCCCGCAAAGGCGGTGGCCGACACCTCGCCGGTGGAGATGTCGCAGAAGCACACCCCCACGGCCGGCTCCTGAAGGCAGATGGAGCAGAGGAAGTTGTTGCGCCCCTCCTCCAGCATGGAGGACTCGATGACCGTGCCGGGGGTGACGATGCGGATGATGTCCCGGTCCACCAGGCCCTTGGCCAGGGCCGGGTCCTCCATCTGCTCGCAGATGGCCACCTTATAGCCCTTGGAAATGAGCCGGGCGATATAGGACTCCACCGAGTGGTAGGGCACCCCGCACATGGGGGTGCGCTCCCCCTCCGGCTTGTTCCGGTCCCGGGTGGTCAGGGTCAGGTCCAGCTCCCGGGAGGCCAGCTTGGCGTCCTCCAGGAACATCTCGTAAAAATCCCCCAGGCGGAACATCAGGATGCAGTCCGGGTGCTCCGCCTTCATTTGCAGGTATTGCTTCATCATGGGGGTGGTGTCAGCGGGCATAGCGGTTGGCTCCTTTTCTCTGTCTATGGGGCGAATTTACTCCGCCGGCTCCCCAAAGAGGGTCCAGGTGGAGGCACCGGTGATCTTCAGGTCCACGAACTGCCCCAGCAGGGCGGGGTCCCCCGTGAGGTGGACCAGCCGGCCCCCGGCGGTGCGGGCGTTCAGATTGTGGCGGGGGTCGTCGGAGGGCTCGTCCACCAGGCAGCGCAGGGTCCTTCCAACGTAGCCCTGCTGCTTCTTGGCGGAGATCTCGTTCTGGAGGTCCACCAGCCGCTGGAAGTTGGCGGCCTTCTCCTCCTTGCTCAGGGGGTCGGGCAGCCTGGCGGCCGGGGTGCCCTCCCGGGGGGAGTAAAGGAAGGTGAACAGGGCGTCGAACTCCACCTCCCGCAGCACGGTCAGCGTGTCCTCGAACTCCGCGGTGGTCTCGCCGGGGAAGCCCACGATGATGTCGGAGGTGAGCACAATGTCGGGGATGCGCTGGCGCAGGGACCGGACGAGCCCCAGGTAGTGTTCCCGGGTGTAGCCCCGGTTCATGGCGGCCAGCACCCGGTCGTTGCCCGCCTGGAAGGGCAGGTGGAGGTGGGGGGCCACCTTCTCACACCGGGCCATGGCGTCGAACAGCCGCTCCGAGGCGTCCTTGGGGTGGCTGGTCATAAAGCGGATCAAAAAGTCGCCGGGGACGGCGTTGACCTGCTCCAGGAGCCAGGCGAAGTCCACATCGGCGTCCAGGTCCCGGCCGTAGGAGTTGACGTTCTGGCCCAGCAGGGTGATGTCCTTATATCCCGCTGCCGCCAGCTCCCGCACCTCGGAGAGGATGTCCTCCGGGTCTCGGGAGCGCTCCCGGCCCCGGACGTAGGGCACGATGCAATAGGAGCAGAAGTTGTTGCACCCGTACATGATGGAAACCCAGGCCCTGATGCTCCCCTGCCGCCGGACGGGCATCCCCTCTGCAATGGAGCCCGCCTCGTCCGGGGTGTCGAAAATGCGGCCCCGTCTCGTCTGGATGCGCCACAAAAGCTCCGGGAACCGCCACAGGGCGTGGGGCCCGAACACCAGGTCCACATGGCGGAAGGACCGGCGCACCTTCTCCACATTGTGGGGCTCCTGCATCATGCAGCCGCACAGGCAGATGATCTGGTTGGGGTTGCGGCGCTTGGTATGGGTCAGGGCCCCCACGTTGCCCAGCACCCGCTGCTCGGCGTGCTCCCGCACGGCGCAGGTGTTGATGACCACCACGGCGGCGGTGCGCTCATCGTCGGTAAAGCCGTAGCCCATCTCGGCCAGGTAGCCCCGGATGCGCTCGGAGTCGGCCTCGTTCTGCTGACAGCCGTAGGTGTCCACAAAGGCCAGGGGGGGCGTGGGCAGGGGGGCGTTCATGGCCGCCACCTGGGCGCAGAAGTCCTTCTGCCGGGCGATATCCTCGGGGGAAATCCGTGTCGTAGCTTGCTTCAAAGCGGCGCCTCCATTGGGAAATAGTGTTTCAGAGTATTGTATCATTTCTGCCGAAAAAACACAAGGGCGGGGCGGACGCTTTTGCGCCCGCCCCGCCCGGTACGGCTGGAACGATCAGACCTCGAACTTGGCGCCCATCAGCTTGGCGAACTCCCGGCAGATGGCGGTATTGCCCGGCCAGGCGGGGGAGGTGACCAGATTGCGGTCCACCACGGCCTGGTCCACCGGCACCTCCACATACTCGCCGCCGGCCACGGTGATATCGGGGCCCACGGCGGGGTAGCAGGTGGCCCTGTAGCCCTTCAGCACCCCGGCGGCGGTGAGCACCTGGGGGCCGTGGCAGATGGCGGCCACCGGCTTGCCGGCGGCAAAGAACGCCTGGACGATCTCGATGACCCGGGCGTTGAGGCGGATGTACTCGGGGGCCCGGCCGCCGGTGATGAAGAGGCCGGCGTAATCCTCGGTCTTTACGCCGTCGAAATCGGCGGTGAGGGCAAAATTGTGGCCCCGCAGCTCGGTGTAGGTCTGCTCGCCCAGAAAATCATGGACGGCGGTGGCCACGGTGTCGCCGGCCTTCTTGTCCGGGCAGACGGCGTCCACCTGGTAGCCGAGCATGCTCAGAGCCTGGAAGGGCACCATGGTCTCATAATCCTCGGTAAAATCTCCGCACAGCAGCAATACCTTTTTCGACATGTTCTTACCTCCTAAAATTTTCGTTTGGATGCAATCGAGTTTTCGAAAGATACCACCATCAGCATAGCACGTTCCCACCCGTTTTGCAATCGGCAGTCGCCGGCGGGAGCGGCTTTTTTCACCCCGGCAGGCTCGGCTTTCATTGACGTTGCCCGCCGGCGGGTGGTATAATGATACAATCCATATTTTCGTGCAGAAAAGGAGGGACGCGCCCCCGTGAAAGCCCTTGTGATCGAGAGAGATTTGGTGCGCCGCAACGCCGCCGTCATCAAGGAGAAGGCGGGCTCCGCCGCCATCTACGCCGTCCTGACCGGGGACGCCCACGGGGCCGGTCTGGTGGAGATGGCCGGGCTGCTCCGGGCCGAGGGCATCGGCCGCTTCGCCGTCTCCGAGCCGGCGGACGCCGCCGCCCTGCGCAAGGCGGGCTTTGTGGAGGAGGAGCTTCTCATGCTCCGCTCCACCACGGACCGGGACGAGCTGGAGCAGCTCATCGACCTGAACGTGGTGTGCACCATCGGCTCCTATGACACCGGCGTGGCCCTCAACGGTCTGGCCGAGGCCCGCTCCACCGTGGTGGAGGCCCATATCCAGGTGGACACCGGCCTGGGCTACGGCGGCTTTCTGGCCGGCGAGCCGGAGAAGATTCTCTCCATGTACCGCTACCTGCCCAACGTGGCCCTGTCCGGCGTCTACACCCAGATGCACGCCTCCAGCCGTGGGGAGCGGGACGCCTCCGCCCAACTGGAGGAGTTTCAGCGGGTGGTGCAGTGCATCGTAGACGCCGGCTTTGAGACCGGCGTGGTCCACGCCGCGGGGTCGGACGCGCTGATGCATTACGAGTTCGCCAAGCTGGACGCGGTGCGGGTGGGCTCCGCCTTCCTGGGCCGGTGCCGCCGCACCCGGGGAGACGGGCTCCAGACCGTGGGGCACGGCGAGGCCACCCTGGAGGAAATCCGGTGGCTGCCCAAGGGGCACACCGTGGGCTCCAGCTCCCTCATCACCCTGAAAAAGCCCACCCGGGTGGCGGTGCTGCCCGTGGGCTACCAGAACGGCTTCGGGGCCCAGCGCCCGCGGGAGAGCGGGCTGTTCGCCCTGCTGCGCTGGTGGATGCGCGCCCGGAAGCAGACGGTGCAGATCGGGGGGCAGAAGGCCCGGGTCATCGGCCCCATCGGCGCCATAGAGACCCTGGTGGACGTAACCGAAATGAAGTGCGGCCCCGGCGACGCCGCCGTTTTTGAGCTGGACCCCCTGTATGCCAGGGGCCTGCCCAGGGAATACCGATAGACAGAAAGCGAGTCGTTAACATGAAAGCTGTTGTTACCCGCGTGACCTCCGCCTCGGTGACCATCGGCGGGGAGGTCTGCGGCCAGATCGGTCGCGGCTTCCTGGTGCTGCTGGGGGTGGGTCCCAACGACACCGAGGCCCAGGCCGCCAGGCTGGCCGACAAGGTCACCGGCCTGCGGGTCTTTGAGGACGAGAACGAAAAGATGAACCGGAACCTGGCCGCGGTGGGGGGCGGGCTGCTGGTGGTCAGCCAGTTCACCCTGTACGCCGACACCAAGTCCCGCCGGCCCGGCTTTACCGGGGCCGCCAAGCCCGACGTGGCCATCCCCCTGTACGAGGCTTTTCTGTCCGAGTGCGCCCGGCTGGGCTTTCCCCCACAGCACGGCCGCTTCGGCGCCGACATGCAGGTCTGCTCCGTCAACGACGGACCGGTGACCATTCTGCTGGATACGGATCTGATGTGAACAACCAGAAACAATTTGAGGTGAAGGATATGATCGTAAAAACCATGCCCGTGGGCGAGATTGGCACCAACTGCTACCTGCTGGGCGACGAGAGCGCCAAGGTCTGCGCCGTGGTGGACCCCGGCGGGGACGCTCCCGCCATCCGGAAGATGATCGAGGACTCCGGGTGCGCGCTCAAGCTCATTCTGCTGACCCACGCCCACTATGACCACACCGGCGGCATCGAGGGGCTGGAGGAATTCTACCCCCACACCCCCGTCTACGTCCACATGGGGGACGTGGAGGGGGTCTCCAGGGGTCTGTTCCCCCCCATCGACGAGAGCGTGCGCCGCTCTTACGGCGAGGGGGACCAGGTGGAGCTGGGAGGCCTGACCATCGACGTGCTCCACACCCCCGGCCACTCCAAGGGCTCCGTCACCCTGAAGGTGGGCGACGTGCTCTTCACCGGCGACACCCTGTTCCAGGGCTCCATGGGCCGCACCGATCTGCGGGGCGGCAGCTACGAGGCGATCATGGCCTCCCTCAAGCGGCTGGGCGAGCTGCCCGGCGACTACCATGTCTGCCCCGGCCACATGGGCCTGTCCACGCTGGAGCGGGAGCGGAAAACCAATTACTACATGCAGGAAGCCCTGCACGGCTGACGCGATGAAGCTCTATTTGAAGGGACACGACTACAAATACGCCACCGAGCAGATGCTGTTGACCCTGTTTCCCGGCGAGCGCCCCTCCTACCCGGACCGGCCCGCCGGGGAGGGGGAGGACAGCCTGACCCTCTCTCTGTCCCTGGGGGCGCGGTGGGCCACCGCCCGGGCCGTTCTGACCCGGGATGGGCGCCGCTGGACCGCCGCCGCCCGGGCCCCAGTGCCCGCCCCGGACGCCGGGCGAGTGGAGCGGGACCGGGTGCTCCAGCGGGTGGTGAAGAACGCCTTCTACCGGGCGGGGGTCCAGGCCCTGGGCCGGGAGCCGCCCTGGGGCGGGCTCACCGGCGTGCGGCCGGTCAAGCTGCCCACCCGCGCGCCAGGCCGACCGCCTGCTGCGGGACCTGTACCGGGTCTCCGCCCCCCGGCGGGCGCTGGCTCTGGACTGCGCCCAGGCCACCCTGGCCGCCAAGCGCACGCTGGCGCCGGAGGACGTCTCCCTCTATGTGGGCATCCCCTTCTGCCCCACCCGGTGCGCCTACTGCTCCTTTGTCTCCGCCGGCGTGGGGCGCACCTTCTCGCTCATGGAGCCCTATGTGGACGCCCTGTGCCGGGAAATCGCCGCCGCCGGGGCGGCCGTCCGGCGGGGCGGCAGGCGGATCAAGTCGGTCTACATCGGCGGCGGCACCCCCACCACCCTGAGCCCCGCCCTGCTGGACCGGCTCATGGGGGCGCTGGAGGGGGCCTTTGACCTGAGCGCCTGCGCCGAGTACACGGTGGAGGCCGGGCGGCCCGACACCATCACGGCGGAAAAGCTCTCCGTCCTGCGCGAGCGGGGCTGCACCCGGGTGTCGGTGAATCCCCAGTCCATGGACGACCGGGTCCTGGCCGCCATCGGCCGGGCCCACAGCGCCGCCGACATCCTCCAGGCCTGGGACCTGGTGCGGCGGGCTGGGTTCCCCTACGCCAACATGGACCTGATCGCCGGGCTCCCCGCCGACACCCCCGAGGGCTTCCGCGCCTCTCTGGACCAGGTGCTCTCCCTGGGGCCGGAAAATGTCACCGTCCACACCCTGGCTCTCAAGAAGGGCTCGCGCCTCACCCTGGAGAAAAACGGCGCCCTCCCCGCGCCGGAGCAGGTGTCCGCCATGCTGGACTATGCGTGGGGCGCCCTGCGCGCGGCGGGCTACGCCCCCTACTACCTCTACCGGCAGAAGTATATGTCCGGCGGGTTTGAAAACGTGGGCTGGTGCCGGCCGGGGGCGGAGAGCCTCTACAACATCTGTATGATGGAGGAGCTGCATACCATCCTCTCTCTGGGCTCCGGCGGGGTGACCAAGGTCATCGACCCCCGGGCCGGGAGCCTGGTGCGGCAGGCCAACCCCAAGTATCCCAAGGAATATATCGAGACCCTGGACCCCATTTTACAGGCAAAGGAGAACCTGACATGGCCTACCAACTGACCGAGATCAACCAGAAGATCCAGGCCGACCCCAAGGCCTTTCTCGCCGAGTGCGACGCCAACTACCAAAAGCGGCTGGAGGACGCCGCCGACCGCATCATTGCGGGAATGGCGGAGAGCCCGGTGGTGTTGCTGTCCGGCCCCTCCGGCTCGGGCAAGACCACCACGGCCCTCAAGCTGGAGCAGGAGCTGGAGCGGCGGGGCATCAACACCCACACCATCTCCATGGACAACTACTTCAAGACTCTCAACCGCAGCACCGCGCCCCGCACCCCCGAGGGGGACATCGACTACGAATCCCCCCTGCTGCTGGACATGGACCTGCTGGACGACACCTTCACCAAGCTCTCCAGGGGGGAGTGGGTGGTGGTGCCCAAGTTTGAGTTTGCCCGGCAGATGCGCAACGACAGCCGGGGCACCCTGCTGAAGCTGGACAAAAACGAGATCGCCATCTTCGAGGGCATTCACGCCCTCAATGACGACATCGCCGGGCGGCACCCGGAGGCCACCACTCTCTATATCTCCGCCCGGTCCGATATCCGGGAGGGGGAGGATCTGCGCTTCAAGGGCACGTGGATGCGCATCTCCCGCCGGGCGGTGCGGGACTACAATTTCCGGGGCACCGATCTGGTGGAGACCCTGTCCATGTGGTACAATGTGCGCCGGGGGGAGAAGCGCTACATCTCCCCCTTCAAGGGCCGGGCCGACGTCATCATCGACTCCTCCCTGCGTTATGAGGTGCCCGTTTTCGCCAACTACGCCGCCCCCCTCCGGGAAGCCCTGGACCAGGTGGCCCCCGACAACGAGCGCTTCCAGGAGCTCCACGAGCTGGTGGACGCCTTCCGCTACTTTACCCCCATCGACCCCGCGCTGGTCCCCGCCGACTCCCTTCTGCGGGAGTTCATCGGCGGCGGCAGCTACCATTACTGAACCGCGGACAGGCGGCCGGCGGCCGCCTCCCGTTTTCCCTGAATTTCCCGAATTTCGATCAAAAAAGGAGACTTTAACATGTCTGAGTGTACCCATGATTGCTCCTCCTGCGGCGAGTCCTGCGGAGAGCGCACGGCGCCCATGGACTTCCGCGCGCCCATGAATCCCCTGTCCGACATCAAAAAGGTCATCGCCGTGGTCAGCGGCAAGGGCGGCGTGGGCAAGTCCACCGTCACCTGCACCCTGGCCGCCGCCATGGCCCAGCGGGGCAAAAAGACCGCCGTGCTGGACGCCGACATCACCGGCCCCAGCGTCCCCACCGCCTTTGGACTCCATCAGCACGCCGTGGGCAGCGATCTGGGCATCGAGCCCGTGGTCTCCAGGGGGGGCGTGGAGGTCATGAGCCTCAACTTCCTCACTGAGAACGAGACCGACCCGGTGGTGTGGCGGGGGCCCGTCATCGCCGGCACGGTCAAGCAGTTCTGGAGCGAGGTGGTCTGGGGCAACGTGGACTTCATGTTCGTGGATATGCCTCCCGGCACCGGCGACGTGCCCCTGACCGTGTTCCAGTCCCTGCCCATCGACGGCGTCATCGTGGTCACCTCTCCCCAGGACCTGGTCAGCATGATCGTCACCAAGGCCGTCAAGATGGCCGAGCTGATGGAGATCCCCATCCTGGGCATCGTGGAAAACTACAGCTACTTCCAGTGCCCCGACTGCGGCAAAGAGCACGCCATCTTTGGAGAGAGCAAGGTGGAGCGGGTGGCCGCCGACCTGGGCCTGAAGGTGCTGGCCAAGCTGCCCATCGACTCCGCGCTGGCCTCCGCCTGCGACAACGGCGGAGTGGAGGACTATCAGCCCAACCCCATGGCCGGCGTGGCCGAGGTCCTGGAGCGCCTGTAACAGGGGGTCGGTGAGACGATGTGCGCTGATTTTGTAAACCTGACCCCGGAAAACCTCGCCCACGAGCATTTGTGCTGTATCATCCGCAGCAGAAAGCCCCATCCGGGTGTGGAGGCCAAGCGGCAGTGGCTGTCGGACCGCCTGCCGGAAGGGCATGTTTTTCGAAAGCGAAATGCCAAGGCCACGGTTTTCATCGAATACGCGCCGCTTGAGACCGCGTGGGTTCCAATCGTCGGCGACAACTATTATTATCTGTACTGTCTGTGGGTCTCCGGCGACAGCAGGGGACACGGGTACGGGAGGTCGCTGATGGAATATTGCCTGGCCGACGCAAGAGAAAAGGGCCGGTCCGGCGTGTGCATGCTGGGGGCGCAAAAACAAAAAGCGTGGCTTGCCGACCAATCCTTTGCCCGAAAGTTCGGTTTCGAGGTGGTCGATACCACCGCCAACGGCTATGCGCTGCTCGCCCTCTCTTTTGACGGAACAACGCCGAGGTTTGCTCCCCATGCGAAAAAGCAGGAAATCGAGCGCAAGGAGCTCACCATTTACTATGATCTGCAATGCCCCTACGTCCATCAAGCCGTCGAAACGGTCAGACAGTATTGCGAGCAGAACGGCATCCCCGTTCAGTTTCTTCTGGTGGACACGCTGCAAAAGGCAAAGGAGCTGCCCTGTGTGTTCAACAACTGGGCCGTATTTTACAACGGAAGGTTTGAAACCGTAAACCTGCTGGATGTCTCCTATCTAAAGCGAATCCTCAAAAAATGAAGCGGCGCTGCACGGGCGGGTTTCCGCACCTCGCCGTTTGTCCCGCCGCAGCAGAAAGCCCCGAAAGTGACTTGCCGTCACTTTCGGGGCTTTTCCGATCCTGCGGGTTCCCGGACCGCCGAGGGCCGGGGCGGGTGCTGCCCGTGGGAAACGCCTGACGCGCTATTCCTCGTCCAGCTTCCATACCGCCATAAATGCCTCCGTCGGAATCGGAACCGTCCCCAAGGAGCGCATCTTTTTTTGCCCGCCCCACGAAAGGCTCCGCCTTCCGCGGGGACCCCAGGCCGGATTCGACAGGCTCGGGGCAAGTGAATTGCCTCTGGGCAAACCCTTGAACGGCCCGTACCGTGCCGCCCCATCGCAGATGGGGCCCCAGAGGGCGCAAAAAAGATGCCGCTATTCCTCGTCCAGCTTCAATACCGCCATAAATGCCTCCGTCGGAATCTGAACCGTCCCCAAGGAGCGCATCTTTTTTTTGCCCTCTTTCTGCTTTTCCAGCAGCTTCTTCTTCCGGGTGATGTCGCCGCCGTAGCACTTGGCCAGCACGTCCTTGCGCATGGCCTTCACTGTCTCACGGGCGATGATCTTGCCCCCGATGGCGGCCTGGACCGGAATCTCGAAGAGCTGGCGGGGGATGTTCTCCTTCAGCTTCTCGCACAGCCTTCTCGCCCGGGGATAGGCCTTGTCCCTGTGGGCAATAAAGCTCAGGGCGTCCACCTGGTCGCCGTTGAGCAGCATGTCCACCTTCACCAGCTCGGAGGAATGATAGCACTCCAGCTCATAGTCCAGGGAGGCATAGCCTTTGGTCCGGGCCTTCAGGGTATCGAAAAAATCGTAGATGATCTCATTGATGGGCATGGAGTAGTGGAGCTCCACCAGGTTGGTGTCCAGATATTGCATATCCCTGAACTCCGCCCGCCGCTCCTGACACATGGGCATGATGTTGCCCACATAGTCCGGCGGCGAGATGATGGACACCTTGGCATAGGGCTCCCGAGCCTCCAGAATGGCCCCGGGGTCCGGGTAGTTGTGGGGATTGTCCACATGGACCACCGAGCCGTCGGTCTTGGTAATCTCATAGATCACCGAGGGCAGGGTGGTGATGAGGTCCAGGCCGAACTCCCGCTCCAGCCGTTCCTGAATGATCTCCATGTGGAGCATCCCCAAAAAGCCGCACCGGAAGCCGAAGCCCAGAGCCACGGAGGACTCCGGCTCGAAGGACAGGGAGGCGTCGTTGAGCTGGAGCTTCTCCAGGGCGTCCCGCAGGTCGGGATACTTGGAGCCGTCCTCGGTGTAGATGCCGCAGTAGACCATGGCCTTGGCGGGGCGGTAGCCGGGCAGGGGCTCGGCCGCCGGAGCCTCGGCTCCGGTGATGGTGTCGCCCACCCGGGTGTCCTTCACGTCCTTGATGGAGGCGGTAAAATAGCCCACCTCCCCGGCGATGAGCTCCCGGCAGGGCTCCATGCCGATGGGCAGCAGGTGGCCGCACTCCAGCACCTCGTACTTGGCGCCCGAGGCCATCAGCTTGACCGGCATCCCCGTCCGGATGGTCCCCTCCATCACCCGGAAGTAGACGATGACCCCCCGGTAGGGGTCGTACTGGCTGTCGAAGATCAGGGCCCGGAGGGGGGCCTTGGGATCGCCCTTGGGGGCGGGCACGTTGGCTACGATATCCTCCAACACCGCCGGGATGTTGACGCCCATCTTGGCGGAGATTTCCGGCGCGTCCTGGGCGGGCAGGCCGATGACGTTCTCGATCTCATCCTTCACCTTCCGGGGGTCGGCGGCGGGCAGGTCGATCTTGTTGATGACCGGCAGGATCTCCAGATCGTGCTCCATGGCCAGGTAGGTGTTGGCCAGGGTCTGGGCCTCGATGCCCTGGGCGGCGTCCACAATGAGCAGGGCGCCCTCGCAGGCCGCCAGGGACCGGGACACCTCATAGTTGAAGTCCACATGGCCCGGGGTGTCGATCAGGTTGAGCTCATAGCTCTCGCCGTCCCGGGCCTGGTAGGTCAGCCGGACCGCCCGTGCCTTGATGGTGATGCCCCGCTCCCGCTCCAGGTCCATGTTGTCCAGCAGTTGGCTCTCCATCTCCCGCTCGGATACGGCGTTGCACGCCTCGATCAGCCGGTCGGACAGCGTGGACTTGCCGTGGTCAATGTGGGCGATGATGCTGAAATTTCGAATCTTCGATTGGTCGGTCAAAGTCTTCACCTCTCTGTTTGCATGCCTTGGCCGGGCGGCGCTATCGGGCGTCCGCCCGGCGGGCGTCCATCCGGTGGTTGATCCGCTCGCCGGTGTTGTGGATGATCTGGAGCAGGGACTGGTACGCCCCGGGATAGGCGGCGCTCAGGGTGTCGTGGTTGAGCAGGGGGAACTCCCCCTTCTCCTTCACGTGGACCGCCAGGGCGTCCACGTAGTCCACCTCGGAGCAGATCATATCCGCGTTGGGCAGCCCCCCCACAAAGTGGCGGACCGGCACGGCAAAAAAGTCCTCGTTGTTGTTGCCGCCCGCCCGGTAGAGGTGCCGGAACAGCCGGTACACCGCGGTGCCCAGGTAATCGGAGGCCGCCTTGATGGCCTCCTTGCTGCCCGTCCTGCCCAGCAGATCGAAGAGGATGCCCAC is a genomic window of Intestinimonas massiliensis (ex Afouda et al. 2020) containing:
- the mutS gene encoding DNA mismatch repair protein MutS, with translation MPADTTPMMKQYLQMKAEHPDCILMFRLGDFYEMFLEDAKLASRELDLTLTTRDRNKPEGERTPMCGVPYHSVESYIARLISKGYKVAICEQMEDPALAKGLVDRDIIRIVTPGTVIESSMLEEGRNNFLCSICLQEPAVGVCFCDISTGEVSATAFAGKDAMEHLWNELGRYAPREAVLSPAAAEDPELRAFLRDRLDCRCEPGAEDRFERSAAWALCRKQFRTGLEGLPEQGEAAVRAAGALLDYLYTTQKTDLSHLTAFQYYTSGQYMELDLTARRNLELTETMRAKEKKGSLLWVLDKTKTAMGGRLIRSWMERPLLSPVPINKRLEAVADLTGSAIARDEIAACLREVTDLERLISRVVYGTAGARDLVALAGGLGRLPRLRELLAPFQSSLLCGLRQAIDDLADLRELIGRALVEEPPFSVREGGFIKAGYDQDVDYLRDVMTNGKSMVAAIEASERDKTGIKSLKVGYNKVFGYYIEVSRANYDLVPDTYIRKQTLVNCERFITQELKDMEHTILSAQDKIVALEYELFCALREQTAARVGEIQATAAAVAQVDVLTSFAAVAAAGGYCMPTVDLSDKLDIVEGRHPVVEKVLKNALFVPNDVHMDSGENLVAVITGPNMAGKSTYMRQTALIVLMAQMGSFVPAKSAHIGIVDRVFTRVGASDDLAAGQSTFMVEMTEVAELLKNATAKSLLILDEIGRGTSTYDGMSIARAVVEYCADKRRLGCKTLFATHYHELTCLEGQIPGVKNYNIAAKKRKDDIIFLRKIVRGPADQSYGIEVAGLAGVPGRVIERARDILAELEAQGAPAPAAAPARADDQISLTDLGANEVAERLRRVDVNTLTPIEAMNLLYELKQKL
- the miaB gene encoding tRNA (N6-isopentenyl adenosine(37)-C2)-methylthiotransferase MiaB, producing the protein MKQATTRISPEDIARQKDFCAQVAAMNAPLPTPPLAFVDTYGCQQNEADSERIRGYLAEMGYGFTDDERTAAVVVINTCAVREHAEQRVLGNVGALTHTKRRNPNQIICLCGCMMQEPHNVEKVRRSFRHVDLVFGPHALWRFPELLWRIQTRRGRIFDTPDEAGSIAEGMPVRRQGSIRAWVSIMYGCNNFCSYCIVPYVRGRERSRDPEDILSEVRELAAAGYKDITLLGQNVNSYGRDLDADVDFAWLLEQVNAVPGDFLIRFMTSHPKDASERLFDAMARCEKVAPHLHLPFQAGNDRVLAAMNRGYTREHYLGLVRSLRQRIPDIVLTSDIIVGFPGETTAEFEDTLTVLREVEFDALFTFLYSPREGTPAARLPDPLSKEEKAANFQRLVDLQNEISAKKQQGYVGRTLRCLVDEPSDDPRHNLNARTAGGRLVHLTGDPALLGQFVDLKITGASTWTLFGEPAE
- a CDS encoding DJ-1/PfpI family protein, encoding MSKKVLLLCGDFTEDYETMVPFQALSMLGYQVDAVCPDKKAGDTVATAVHDFLGEQTYTELRGHNFALTADFDGVKTEDYAGLFITGGRAPEYIRLNARVIEIVQAFFAAGKPVAAICHGPQVLTAAGVLKGYRATCYPAVGPDITVAGGEYVEVPVDQAVVDRNLVTSPAWPGNTAICREFAKLMGAKFEV
- a CDS encoding alanine racemase is translated as MKALVIERDLVRRNAAVIKEKAGSAAIYAVLTGDAHGAGLVEMAGLLRAEGIGRFAVSEPADAAALRKAGFVEEELLMLRSTTDRDELEQLIDLNVVCTIGSYDTGVALNGLAEARSTVVEAHIQVDTGLGYGGFLAGEPEKILSMYRYLPNVALSGVYTQMHASSRGERDASAQLEEFQRVVQCIVDAGFETGVVHAAGSDALMHYEFAKLDAVRVGSAFLGRCRRTRGDGLQTVGHGEATLEEIRWLPKGHTVGSSSLITLKKPTRVAVLPVGYQNGFGAQRPRESGLFALLRWWMRARKQTVQIGGQKARVIGPIGAIETLVDVTEMKCGPGDAAVFELDPLYARGLPREYR
- the dtd gene encoding D-aminoacyl-tRNA deacylase; this translates as MKAVVTRVTSASVTIGGEVCGQIGRGFLVLLGVGPNDTEAQAARLADKVTGLRVFEDENEKMNRNLAAVGGGLLVVSQFTLYADTKSRRPGFTGAAKPDVAIPLYEAFLSECARLGFPPQHGRFGADMQVCSVNDGPVTILLDTDLM
- a CDS encoding MBL fold metallo-hydrolase: MNNQKQFEVKDMIVKTMPVGEIGTNCYLLGDESAKVCAVVDPGGDAPAIRKMIEDSGCALKLILLTHAHYDHTGGIEGLEEFYPHTPVYVHMGDVEGVSRGLFPPIDESVRRSYGEGDQVELGGLTIDVLHTPGHSKGSVTLKVGDVLFTGDTLFQGSMGRTDLRGGSYEAIMASLKRLGELPGDYHVCPGHMGLSTLERERKTNYYMQEALHG
- the hemZ gene encoding coproporphyrinogen dehydrogenase HemZ, which codes for MDCAQATLAAKRTLAPEDVSLYVGIPFCPTRCAYCSFVSAGVGRTFSLMEPYVDALCREIAAAGAAVRRGGRRIKSVYIGGGTPTTLSPALLDRLMGALEGAFDLSACAEYTVEAGRPDTITAEKLSVLRERGCTRVSVNPQSMDDRVLAAIGRAHSAADILQAWDLVRRAGFPYANMDLIAGLPADTPEGFRASLDQVLSLGPENVTVHTLALKKGSRLTLEKNGALPAPEQVSAMLDYAWGALRAAGYAPYYLYRQKYMSGGFENVGWCRPGAESLYNICMMEELHTILSLGSGGVTKVIDPRAGSLVRQANPKYPKEYIETLDPILQAKENLTWPTN
- a CDS encoding uridine kinase family protein; translation: MAYQLTEINQKIQADPKAFLAECDANYQKRLEDAADRIIAGMAESPVVLLSGPSGSGKTTTALKLEQELERRGINTHTISMDNYFKTLNRSTAPRTPEGDIDYESPLLLDMDLLDDTFTKLSRGEWVVVPKFEFARQMRNDSRGTLLKLDKNEIAIFEGIHALNDDIAGRHPEATTLYISARSDIREGEDLRFKGTWMRISRRAVRDYNFRGTDLVETLSMWYNVRRGEKRYISPFKGRADVIIDSSLRYEVPVFANYAAPLREALDQVAPDNERFQELHELVDAFRYFTPIDPALVPADSLLREFIGGGSYHY